The proteins below are encoded in one region of Triticum aestivum cultivar Chinese Spring chromosome 1B, IWGSC CS RefSeq v2.1, whole genome shotgun sequence:
- the LOC123106492 gene encoding alcohol dehydrogenase-like 4 gives MATNGYSNGGSTKGKPIKCKAAVAWGPGEPLVMEEVGVAPPARMEVRVRILFTSICHTDLSFLRGENERQRRFPRILGHEAAGVVESVGEGVEDLAPGDHVVPIFNGECGTCAYCHSSATNLCGTYRVDAFKSTMVSDNGTRFSVVNTSGDTVPVYHFLNTSTFAEYTVLDAACAVKINPAAPLEKMCLLSCGISTGVGAAWNTANVSKGSTVAIFGLGAVGLAVGEGARIRGASRIIGVDINPEKFAKGKEMGITDFINPKACGKPVHEVIKELTDGGVDYSFECSGNVDVLREAFVSTHDGWGLTVVLGIHPTPRMMPLHPMELFDGRRITGCTFGDFKGKSQLPLLVDQCMKGEVKINFDGFITHEMPFSEINEAFRLLEEGKSLRCVLRL, from the exons ATGGCAACCAATGGGTACTCCAATGGCGGCAGCACCAAAGGAAAGCCCATCAAATGCAAAG CGGCGGTGGCGTGGGGTCCCGGCGAGCCGCTGGTGATGGAGGAGGTGGGGGTGGCGCCGCCGGCGCGCATGGAGGTGCGCGTCAGAATCCTCTTCACCTCCATCTGCCACACCGACCTCAGCTTCTTGAGAGGAGAG AACGAGCGTCAACGCAGGTTCCCTCGCATCCTTGGCCACGAGGCAGCCGG AGTGGTGGAGAGCGTCGGCGAAGGCGTGGAAGACCTTGCGCCGGGAGACCACGTCGTCCCCATCTTCAATGGGGAGTGCGGGACGTGCGCCTACTGCCACTCCAGCGCGACCAACCTGTGCGGGACCTACCGCGTCGACGCTTTCAAGAGCACCATGGTTTCCGACAACGGGACGAGGTTCTCCGTGGTGAACACCTCCGGTGACACGGTGCCGGTCTATCACTTCCTCAACACCTCCACCTTCGCCGAGTACACCGTGCTGGACGCCGCCTGCGCCGTCAAGATCAACCCCGCCGCCCCGTTGGAGAAGATGTGCCTCCTCAGCTGTGGCATCTCCACAG GAGTGGGAGCTGCATGGAACACTGCAAACGTGTCCAAGGGCTCGACCGTAGCAATATTCGGACTTGGTGCTGTTGGTCTTGCG GTTGGCGAAGGCGCAAGAATAAGAGGGGCATCTCGGATCATCGGCGTGGACATCAACCCCGAAAAGTTCGCCAAAG GCAAAGAGATGGGCATCACGGACTTCATCAACCCGAAGGCGTGCGGCAAGCCTGTCCACGAGGTGATCAAGGAGCTGACAGATGGGGGCGTCGACTACAGTTTCGAGTGCAGTGGCAACGTTGATGTGCTTCGAGAGGCCTTCGTTTCCACACACGAC GGTTGGGGATTGACCGTGGTGCTGGGGATCCACCCGACGCCTAGGATGATGCCATTGCATCCCATGGAGCTTTTCGACGGCCGTCGGATCACCGGTTGCACCTTCGGCGATTTCAAGGGCAAGTCCCAGCTTCCCCTCCTCGTCGACCAATGCATGAAGGGG GAGGTTAAGATAAATTTCGATGGCTTCATAACCCATGAGATGCCATTCTCGGAGATTAATGAGGCTTTCCGGCTGCTGGAGGAAGGCAAGTCCCTCAGGTGTGTGCTACGTTTGTGA